Part of the Cyprinus carpio isolate SPL01 chromosome A1, ASM1834038v1, whole genome shotgun sequence genome is shown below.
tacaccaaaataaagatcagagcctctacttttaaacaaaaagtctgtttttttctagcttaaagcattctttttttatcatcacttgaatataggtaggtttaataaaaaaatgcataattttgaccAAAAAGGTAAgagaatcacatttttatcaaaaactacatctggataatattcagtatgattatcaaagcataaatccagtaaatcgcttccatcaacacctccaaagcttgcacagccatataccacttcctggatcgacattttactccgtaacattatgcagttttcatttatatgctgatgatcgcattatttctCATATGCATAAGAgtttctccgtcctgttcacgtgtgtttttgttcgggaggttttgtaattgttcagaagatgtgtaacagcgcccccgagtgtataacaatgaaaacacgaaaagctgtaaaaaaaatcgtcaatggcggggaagcgttTTCTTTTAAAAGATGAGATAACTCATCAgcggcagggaaagagttaagtaTAAAAGCCTTTGTatcaaatatgaacaaaaatacagaatacagcaggttttttcccctttttttgtaaaaaggctcaataaactgtttaagaaaaatagatttttgcACTCTTGTTTCACATGTCAGTCTTTACAGGTTTAATAAAGTCATTCAGTTCAACTTGAAACTCTGTGTTTTGCTCCAGGATCTATGGATAACACCGTGCGGCTATGGGACTCCACGAAGGCTTTCGATGACGTGGAGACGGACGACTTCACCGCAGCGACGGGCCACATTCACCTGCCGGATAACTCCCAGGAGCTGCTGCTTGGGACGTATCACAGCAAATCCACACCGGTCACCCACCTCCACTTCACCAGACGCAACCTGCTGCTGGCCGCAGGCGGGTACAGCTCCCAGTGAAGTGACTGGGGATTCCTGAGGACAGTGGCTTTACGtagctgtgtttgtttttcatcaacGGTGCATATCATTTAAAGATTACTGCTCATCCCAACATGTGAAATAGGTTCAAGCGAAGTGAAAGACATCATGATGAACCATCAAACACGGAGCACACATGAGCTACCTGGGAGCAGCCACCAATACCTCTCGCATCATTCAGATGCTGATCCTAGATCAAATTGTACACCTCATGCTCACGAGAAGCTCATTTCTTTTTCTCATCGATAGCATCACTGCCATGCTTGTGTTCAAGGCCCTCTATGTCTCACACTGATGTGGCTGGTCTCCTTTTGTCTTtgtaaatgaacttttccaattCACAAACTGGTTATTAATTTTTGAAATACGTCGCATAAGACACTCTTCTGTACAAATTTTAATACTAGtgcataaaattgtaaataaaaaagttttctacACAATGTTTGTTTGGTACAACTGAtctgtttttattctttacaTAGTTAAACTGCAGAGATGAGATCAAAACAAGGACATCCAGCTTCCCGCACCCCTAGCTTCTTCACGAAACATCctgaaaacagaagaaaaagagatGAATTCAACTTTTGgaaatatgcatacatttagGAAAAGTTCAATTCAGGCAGTACTTACTATAAATTAACTTGATTTCACAGCCTTTTGCTTCTTGGGCTTCAGTTTGAAGAAGAGGATAAGGGCAGCAATACTGGCGTATGTGGCCAGCACACACTGAAGGCGAGGGAAAAATAATCTGGTTTatggtttttttatattttttgtggtgtGGAAAACAAAGGGGAAgcgtgtttttgtgaattgtgaattGTGTATTGATTGATGATTTAGGATTTAGCGAATGCAATTCAACTTACATTCCTCCTGCCTGTGATTGTGTATGAATTGAAGTACTTGGCGATGCCAGTGAACTGGTGGTGAGTTCCTGCGTCGTGTCCTCCCATGATTTCTGTGCGCAGTCTGTTGATAAACATATtcataattgaaaatatatacattcaaaGTTATTCATAAATACGTAAGGTCACGCAAAATGCATAAAGGACAACACTGCTTATTGGAACAATGActattttttctgaaatgtagttGTAGAATGAAATTGTATAGGTAATTCCAAGaatgtttcaaattaaaaatttgttcAATATTATCATTTGTATATTAGCTCCTCAGTCCGTTTGCTAAACTAAGCGCCTTTGTGTTAAATGCGACCTGCGGGCTTTACTGAGCAGTATATATCCGCtttgcaaataatataaaaacagcatCGATTTCTAAAACTCGATGAATAAAAGgcatttctattaaaatgtgaAACATGACTTACCGACAAGCAAACTGGTGCCCTTCAATGGAGTGGCCGGAAAGTGAATGCTTTGAGGAAGTCCCGCCCTCGCGGTGATAGCCTGAACGAGCTGCAGTCATTGGATTACGCTCACGTCAATCACTTTTTACACTAAAACAATAGGTTCGCAGCGACGTCAATCTAATTTCCCCGTCATTCTATAGGTTGATTCTTTTCTTTGCGGAATCATCTTAAATCCCGCCTCTCAGTGTTTACGTCCGGGTCGTACAGAACGCACGCTTCTAGGAGCATGATGTGGGATTGACTTACACAGAGAATTTTACATTGATCTACGCAACAGTTTAGAACGtaagtaaaaattattt
Proteins encoded:
- the atp5md gene encoding ATP synthase membrane subunit DAPIT, mitochondrial, with the protein product MTAARSGYHREGGTSSKHSLSGHSIEGHQFACRLRTEIMGGHDAGTHHQFTGIAKYFNSYTITGRRNCVLATYASIAALILFFKLKPKKQKAVKSS